A stretch of DNA from Verrucomicrobiota bacterium:
TTGAAATAATCAGGATCAGCTCCGCCTTCCTGGTGAGGGCCGTTGTCTGAAGTAAAAATAATGAGCGTTTTTTTGCTTAATCCCAGATCCTCGACCTTTGCCACGATCTCCCCCACTTGATCGTCCAATAACTCGACCATAGCGGCAAACGCGGCATGCGGTTCCGCCTGAGATTCGTATGAACCCAATCGATAATTGGAACCCTCATCAAGACCTTCGTAAGGTGTTTCCGGATCCAACTGCCCCCTGAATTTTTTCATATACGACTCAGGTGCAATCAGTTCGGCATGGGGAATAATAGATGGCACATAACAAAAGAAAGGCCGGTCCTTGTTGTCCTCAATAAATTGAAGAACACGATCATGAATCAGGGACGGTGCGTACTGATTCTTTTTCGTTCCTTCATTTCCTTCCAGCATAACCTTGGTGTCATTATCCCATAAGTGATACGGGAAGTAGTGGTGTCCCAGACGCTGACAGTTGAAACCATAAAACACATCGAAGTGGTTCGTTGGATCTCCTTCAGATCCGGGAAATCCGAGTCCCCACTTTCCGAAGGCTCCGGTGACATAGCCAGCCTTTCTCAAAAGCTTGGGCAAGGTCAGCACAGAAGCCGGAAACGGATACTGACCTTCGGGATAGATCTCGTAATTTCCTCGAACAGGTGTGTGCCCGGTGTGTTGCCCCGTCATTAAACAAGAACGCGAGGGAGCACAGACGGTGTTCCCCGAGTAATGCTGAGTGAACACCATCCCTCTTTTGGCAAGGCTATCGATATTCGGCGTTTCAAACTTGTCCTGACCAAACGAACTCAAGTCGCCGTAGCCCAGATCATCAGCCAAAATATAAATGACGTTCGGAGTTTCGGCCATTGCTGACACCACACCAAACAAACTGGAGAACAAAATCCCCAAACCCAATCGTTTCACTAGTCTTCGCATCTTAGTTTCTCCTTTTCTTTTAAATAAAAAAAGGGGGCCACTGTAAAAGAGGCCCCCTTCAAAATATCAATTTACTTTAAACCTTTTAGAAGGAGAAGGTTGATCTCAGACGAAAGGTACGACCTTCGCTCCAAGTCACGGAACGAGGATCACCATTGGGCTGAACCGCCGTGGTAATGATCTCACCACTGCTGAGCACGTTAGCAAGATTCAATTGAACTTTCCAATCCACCTTGCCATCCAAAATCTTCCTGTTGTAGCCGAACCAGAGGTCAAGACGCTCAATAGGATCATCCTTCCAAGGGCTCGAAAATACTGGAAGAGCTAATGTTTGCCCATCCACTTCCCGGTTAGCGATTGGATAACCAACTGCTTTGTCATCTTCCCAACGCAGTGCACCACCCACACTCCAACCACCTAGAGCCGAGTCTGGATCGAATCGGTAATTGGTCACCAAATTAGCGCGCCATTCACGAAGCTCGCCAACGAGTAACCCCTCACGCGCCAAAGCGCTGTTCAAGTTGTTGAGAAGGGTATCATAGATACGAACGTTGACTGGCTCATCCGATTCATCTGAAATCAAAGATGAAGCGGGATTACTAGGATTGGTCCACTCGTCTAAACGATAATCAAGATATTCCAAAGTCGTGGGAGCAATATTACTGGTGGTAGCTTCTTGTTGAGAAACGTTTAGAGAGATTCTCCAATTTTCAGTAGGATTGTATATCAGGTCGATTTCCTTACCTTTAGACGCAGTACCTTGCGTATCTGTCAGCGAAAAGTTCGTAGCCTGCTGCTGAACGTTTTGACCACTTGACGTAGTCGCTCCATCCACGATTTCCCAGCTGGTGAGCTGCTTATAGAAATCTGGAGGACCCTTCCATCCAGCCGCATCCCGTTCAGCCTGAGTGTTGTAACGAACAATGCGGCGATCCGCTTCAAACAGGAAGCCAGGGTATCCGAAAGAAACGTTTCCAGCTACGGTTTCATACCAATTGAATTTCATTTGGAATTTGTTATCCAACAATCCGATGGTGAATCCCCAGTCTTCCGTAGTTCCCTGCGGCGGTGCGATCAAGTTACTAAAGACATCGATACGCGGTGCAGAGATTTGGAAGTTTTCGGATTCACCCCAATGGAATTGCAGGCTGGTGCCTTCCGGCAAAGGAATAAAATCTGGAACCTTTAAAACTC
This window harbors:
- a CDS encoding arylsulfatase; the protein is MAETPNVIYILADDLGYGDLSSFGQDKFETPNIDSLAKRGMVFTQHYSGNTVCAPSRSCLMTGQHTGHTPVRGNYEIYPEGQYPFPASVLTLPKLLRKAGYVTGAFGKWGLGFPGSEGDPTNHFDVFYGFNCQRLGHHYFPYHLWDNDTKVMLEGNEGTKKNQYAPSLIHDRVLQFIEDNKDRPFFCYVPSIIPHAELIAPESYMKKFRGQLDPETPYEGLDEGSNYRLGSYESQAEPHAAFAAMVELLDDQVGEIVAKVEDLGLSKKTLIIFTSDNGPHQEGGADPDYFNSNGPLRGYKRDLYEGGIRVPMMAVWDGKIKPGSRTDHISAFWDVMPTVLKMAGVKVPKGLDGLSFLPTLLGRDSAQKKHDYLYWEFHEKGGRVAIRKGNWKAVRYELLENPDAPIQLYDLTSDLGEANDVSRFYPEVIEGMKELFKNARTESEVFNFKHIGLKEL